TCTGATTAGTTCGAATTAACATTTATACGTTACATATACGGCTACAAAAACGTAATAAAAATTGGGTAAAGTGTTTGACAATGTCCCAAACTCAAACTAAAATAATCAAGTTAGATCGATTTATTGTGTGTatccaaattttaaaatttattattttgtggATCCGCATATATGTGGACTTTAATATCCATGTAAGGTGTCATTTCCCAATTGTAAATCACTAGttccaaatatatataacaaattttaaaagttgaataCACACAATATATCTATCTaaaatcgatatatatatatagtctttgAGCTattgtttgacccatttacgGGCACTTAACCTATAAAAGTTATACTTGTATAGTTATAAATTGGTACTTAGCTTGCTGAATGTCTCAGATTTGCTTTTTGTCACGAACTCGACAAGTCACAAGTCTGAAGTTTGCTTTTTGTGCTCAAACTCGACAATCAACTCACGTGTTCATGGTACTACTATACTACCAACTACAATGTGTCGCAACAATAACTGACAAAGTTTATCAGTTGACGACATCACATGAAGTCATGGTTTCTAGTAGTTATGAAAATGCCCAACACAACTCAACAGACAAAGTTCATCAGTTTTAGGATGTGGtatttgataataattttattaagataaaGCGATTCTGATTGTTTCATAGGATTTAAATTGGATTCAAAACCATTCATATCTTagctttttaatatatactaactAATCAACCCAGGTTCAATTCGGGTTAACTGATAGACGTTTTGCAACTAAACCGAATGATATTCAAgtagctttaaaatatgttctcatgtataataacaacgttaaataaattgaaaagttgtgataaattattatgtaaaaagCGAAACTAAACGGAAACAAAAGTTGTGTGGTTATGGACACATATTAAAACACATTCGGTTGgcgaaaacaaaaaaaacaaacattatcTGGAAAAAACACCATAGTTCTCGGCCTATTATAACGAAAAAATATGGTGattaaaaacttacataataatgtgaacatttaataaatatattaatgatacatatttaaaaaaaaaaatattttgaatttcaaataaaaaagtatgatgatgtcataattaaattaaaaagatgtgtaataatataatttataaaaaaattgtatgtcCTCACaatatttctttattatataatagattttgaaaaagaatacaaagtgaAATtgtaaaaatactaaaaaattgaaaatgtgagagtttttttttttttttttatccaaattGAATGTAAGACAACACTATTACCTAATTTCTCTTTGTATGATTATAACAAAAATCATAAATCCTatgattatttttcaaaaaataatataatttaaaatataatatgcaCGATTTTTGTATCTATCTATTTGATgatttattattgttaaatttatacgcggataatggtcacgtttcgtctTTTAATCTAACGGATGATGGTCACATTTCGTCTTTTAATCTAACGGATGATcgtcacgtttcatcctttatACGATCGACTAAATACGATTATCAGCCTCATTGTGAATTTCAATTACTGTACCTTTTATCCAAAAAATTACAACATTTTAAAGAATTATTATATACTCTTCTTCGATCCAACAAATCGGAGttggtaaaataaaaagagagaaaaattaaTGTCAGGGGGAGGGATACCAAGATCATCAAGTGCACCATTGAAAGATGGCATCCCTCCTAAAGAACTCCTTGATGATCTTTGCAGGTTCTTACTCTCACTCTTTTTATATTCTTCTATatccatctatatctatatctgtatatCTATTGTGTATCTCTTTCTGTTAAGGAATTATCATTATTAGATTAGATGGTTAGACTTCTGTATGTGAAATTTGCATTGTGGGTTTTTCTTAAATTAGTTTCCTCAACTTGGAAAAATACATTTTACCTCAAATTGCTAGTGTTTTGGTTATGACTGCGTGGAATGTGACATGATATGACAATTTCTTCGCTTAAGGTTTCCCGAATGCGCAGAGTATGTAGCACAACTTTAGGCAACACGCATAGTGTGTTATTCAAATAGAATCCGGTTAATTATATTTTCGGGGGGTTATTGGGGAGGTTAAAAGAGGCCCTTGATGGTAGTCCATCAAGAATAAAGATAAGAGGGGTTAAAAACAAAACACCATCAAACTAGTCAAAAGTCAAACCAGGACAGAACTAGGATCAGATCTTGTTGTTGTGGTGCCACCGACATGGTTGCACCGCAATGATGTATAGCAAAACAGCATAGTTGTAATCACAAGCAACCTTCACTACAATCAAGTTTTCATACTTCCGCCAATCCCCAAACATTGCGAGTCTTTTTTAACTTgaacaaacaaaattttaggCCGACCCCTTTTTCTAATGTCATCTAGCAAGTTGCTGTTTGACTGAATACTGATTACCTTTCTGAAAAACTCAATCGTTTCTTTCATGTCATTGGCACGTAAGTCCCTAAGGTTAGCCTACTTTATGATGCTCCACACAACATTGTGGTATATGGGACATGGCTGCATTTTTTTGCAAAAGATCCCATACTTAATTACTTACGAAAAAGCTGTATTGGAAAAAGAAGTGGTTGATCCCATCTTAAATGAGCAGGTTTATGCTCTTCCAGTTAACTTGAATAGATGTTTGCGATGTCACGATGACACATAGTTTTATGTGGTTTTAAAATTGTGCCCACGCGATGCGGATAGATTTAAGCGGcagttggtggtggtggtgtaagAGAAGGGTCAAGTATTCCTTTTTATTGGGTTCAGGAAGGGGTGATTtgtcacctttttttttttttatcgaagTGCAAAAATGACTGTGTTGCTTTCGAGTTGGTTTCACTTAATCCTAATATggaattttttatttgtgtgtgtgtgtgtgtagggTGGGGGAGGTACGTTGTATAATAGCAtagataattttattattaatgacTCTGATGATTGTTTGTCCTCAAATTCCAGTCGGTTTGTTCTAAATGTACCCAAAGAAGATCAACAATCGTTTGAAAGGATACTGTTTCTCGTGGAGTATGCTCATTGGTTCTATGAAGACAATTCCGTAGAAAATAATCCGTCTTTGAAGTCATTCACTCTGAAAGAATTTACCTCTTTAAGTATCCTTCTTTATACTAATTGTTTCACTACTTCATGATCTAAGTTTCCTTCATATTTCTGGTTATCACTTGCATTCCTTAATGTGTTATAATAGTGTTCAACAGTTGTGATGTTTTGAAGCCTTATGTCCCTCATATAGATGACATATTTAAAGATTTCACATCATACAAGGTTCGAGTTCCAGTAACCGGGGCCATCATTTTGGACCAAACGTATGAAAGGGTAAGGTATCTTCTGAGTTTCAAAATTTGCTCACTTGTTGATTGATCTTGATTATTATTCACTTAACCATGTGAAATTGAAGCATCAGTTATGGTCTAAACTTTCGTCTTTGTCTTTCACTAGAGTTAACTTATTCTCTATTTTCTGGCTAATATAAGACCCGGGATGAAGATTAAAAGAgaaacataaattattttaataaattatcaaCCAGTGGGTACCAAAATCATATGAGCAATCATTATACCTAAGTAACTAACCATTTTTGATGATTGTCTTACTTAGAATTTGCAGAAAAGAATGGTAGTAGTTATATGCCTTCACCATTATCTATGGCCAAGTTGATCTCGACTAACCTTTTCCTTCGTTCTTTACCTTTGATAGTTAATCATTCTGTATCTTATTGGTGTTTGCAGTGTGTATTGGTGAAAGGGTGGAAGGGAACCAGCTGGAGTTTTCCTAGAGGTAAAAAGAACAAAGATGAGGAAGATGATGCATGTGCCATCAGAGAAGTAAATACCGCCTTCTCTTATGTGAGATTATCTTTCTCTTGACTTCCTAACTAAAAAATGTATCCTTGTTGGCTGCAGGTGCTAGAAGAAACTGGATTTAATGTTtcaaaacttattaataaagAAGACTATATTGAAATGATATTTGGGCCACAAAGAGTGCGACTCTACATAGTTGGAGGTGTGAAAGACGACACAACATTTGCACCACAAACCAAAAAGGAGATCAGTGTAAGTCATATGTGGTATCCAAGATGTAAGATTGTATACATGTTCACGCATACCCTTTTTGTTCACAAGGTTGTTAACTAGGAGTTGGACCAAAAAGAATTTAAGAGGCAACTAAATTATATTTGTCATCTGAAACCAACATGATTGTTTTTTATAGCAGCAATTAACAAATTTCAAATGCTTTACCATTTACATTGTTTTATCCGTTGCAGGAAATTGCATGGCAGAGGCTTGATGACCTTCTACCAGCAAATCGAGATGTAATATCACGTAGTGTAACAGGGCTTAAGCTTTACATGGTCACTCCATTTTTGAAGTAAGTACGTATGCTGATTTTGTGCTAAATTTGTGGTTGTGTTTTCATGTTATGTTGACATATCTATCCATCAACTAATGTTTACAAAATTGGTTTCGATCAGATCTTTGAAATTGTGGATTTCTTCACATCAGCCCCCAATCGCACCCAGAGCCGATTCACCTGCTAGAGGTTCGTTATCTGCTCTTCTTTCTATCATCTAACTAGTTCTAAATTTTTTCTAGCATACCCAAAAATTTGTAGTTTTGTACACCAAAAATGTAACGTTAGACATCGAAGGATATGGCTGGACTAGATGGCAACCTCAAATTCTAAACGAATTGGCTTTGTATGTCCAGGTGACCATGCCATAGTAATTGGACCTGACAAGTTATGAAAATTTTCTCTGATGTATGAATGTCCACAAGAACTTTTACTTGCAACTCATGAAATGCCCAACTCCCATGTCCTGATGATGTATAGTTTAGGTCCTTTTTGACCGTTTAGCATTTTAATTTCATTGGTATATGATGATGTACCATCACTAATCCTCCGGACTCTCCGGATTATCAGCACTAACGACAAAGGTTGAGCCTAAACACCTTGTGACAAAGCCAAAAGGCTCCGGACCCTACGCACACTCGACAGACAAATAGTACAATTGAGAACGTGCGATAGTACGTACGGTGTGTACCTGTACTCTCAAGCCAAAGACTGTGGCACAGCTGTCCGATGATAATGGTCGCTTGTCCAACGTTACCGTTAGCCTCCAGTTGTCTGGATCCTTCTCAAGgggcctataaataccccttgaAGGATCCATCAAGAACCCTAATGCATtcttacacacacaaacacctttatAAAAATACTTGGTGGCGTGAGGTTAATACTTCACACCATTAGGGAACCGCCAACAAGTATAAAATCATCTATTTACACCCTCTTAATCATCCATTATCATTTTCTCATACAAGAttaaatccttttaatttaagAGTAACTTTACCCTTAAACAGTATATATAGTGGGTAACATCTTGACATCTTTCCAAGAGGTCCAAGTTCAAACCCCGCGAGGTACAATCTTTGGGGTGGCCAAGGATGGGTCGGAAACAGCCTTAGGAAATTCCGGTTAGCTCGCATACATCTGAGTTAAATAGACTTTTACCTTTGCAGGGAACTTAGTACCGAAAACCTCACCAATTTGCCTGTTTATATGGAGGGTGCAACTAGAAGTGAACTCCTAACGTTCATCCATTTAAGTTGATGtgataaaatttaaagattGACACACAAATAATCTCGTGTTTTAGTGTTCAACTTTTTATTATGGGGTGCTACATAAAAGGACATGTTGCAAAAGGAAAAAGTGAGACCTTTTTATGAATTGGGAGTAAAAAGCACTGTTATTAGGGTTAAATAAGTGATATAGTATCCCTGGATAGTCAGTTTTGTTCTTGCGAGTGTGTATCTGATCATCCATGTCTCTAAAATTGATAACTAATACTTGAATCAGTGTTTTAAGAAATAATATATCAATTCTGGAACACATATCCAAACACCCTTATCTAGAAGTAGTCTCTGACCTTGCATTGCCTAGCGGGATTGGGTATGGTTGATGTATATCCAAACACCAAATGGAGCCTCAACTTTTGATTTGCAGGGATCATGAATAGTTCTCATTTACTTGAGTCTCGATGTAGCCGAGTTACCATTTTGTGGGTTTTTCTCAGTTGTTATTGGGACCCTTACTACCATTTTGTGGGTTTTTCTCAGTTGTTATTGGGACCCTTAGCAATATATTTGTTTCTTATGACACCTTGAGAATGTTACCCCATAATCTGTTATAGCCATAGACTGATTCTTATAGATGACTAATTTTGCGGGGTGTGTGTGCATTGTGAAGCATTGAGTGTGTGGAAGGCAAAAGGCAGCTCATCGGGGAGTAACTTGGTGATTACAGAGACTCCATCAAACAGTAACCTGGTTTCACTTCCAGTTCTACATTCAAATTTCTCTTCTGACAAAGGCCCTGGCCGAAGCTTCAGAAACTTCCAGTTCAATAGTGCTCCCATTCTACAAGCAATTGATGCTGCTTTCTCGTGATTTGGTTGCATATTTGCACATACGTTGACATTGTGAGCTCACGTGGCCATTTCGTGCTGAAATTGGTCCAAACTGAGGTGTGAAGATGGATGTACATTTTGTATAGACATTAGCCTTTCCCAATTAATGTTTGGCATATTTGCCGTTGAAATTGATATGTTGTTTGATCGGGAAACCTTTTTATCTTTCAGCCAAAGTTCTTAACCAGTTCTTCGGCCTCCGTGTCTGATTATGTTACAATTTACATAGATTCGAATGATATTAATAATTGTAACTTGGTTGTTCAACtgttttgtattaataaaaaaatcttgttGCATACATAAACACAAATGTATTTGTTTATGCagattaataatatatgtagtTATGCagtaattaataaatatatgtacttATGCAGTAATATGTTTTAGGGGTTGTGAACTTGTGATCTTTTCTATATGCATGTGATGTTAATATGGAGGTCGACATTTCATGTCCCATAATAATGAATCAAAAGTTTGGTTATCATCAAACCGTTCCTTAATGGTAgtgataaatttataacaacATTTATCCATTTACGAGTATTAACCCTCACCCAACCTGAGAAGCATGTGCCCATCACTCCAGCAATGGCACCAAATttgtaattattaatattaacatatatttttattgttctgATTTATGATTCAATTGGCTTCACCAATGAAAGGGTAAAAAAACGATTCAACAtcctaattttcaaaacattttttGTTATAAGCTAAGGTAGTTGGGTGAGGGTTGAAGTTAAAGTTGAGTATTAAAAACCTACTCTTGTTTATTAGGATTTGAGATGATTGGTTGTGTGGTTGAAGTTGTAAGGTTGAACATTAAAAAATCACCCACTTATTTTTGTTAAGTCGGGTCGAGGTTAGTCATTAAAGACGTCACCTACTCATACAataggtttgtttttttttatttttttagttttatttaataaaaacccctaaatttAGAACGaaatattcttatttttttttattttttttaaaaataaaaaattatataagtaGGATATGAGGCAATGGATGCGAGGCATGAATACATGTTCTAAGCATTTAAccaagcttatatgcttactttgGCTTGCTCCACCTTGGGACTAACGcataatgtaattttttttcatttaatattttgcTTCCCATTGAGAAGCGTATGTACTTTCATCCGATGAGTGAGAAAATGAAGATTCTCTAAGGGCTCGTTTGGTTCCCAGATTCTtatggaattggaattaaatTCCATTCCGTAGTACGTTTGGTTGtcaaaagatgatgaaatttcatttcattggaatgtaaacattccatcatttgatgaaatctccattccttgggttATTGGAtgaaatttcattccttcattctcttgaattttaagaaaaacaaaaaacatttcatcaaagTCCATTCCTTCGGAATCTAATTCCTTTGATAGATTTCATTCCTTACAAAAACATTATTTGAATCAAACGCACCCTAAGTGTTTAGCCTTGGCTCTTGAGATATTTGAGATTTTATAATTCGGATCAAAAATTGCTTAAAGGAAACATGTTTATACATTTTACTCATCTAAAGAATACGGTCAAGCTACTTTCATGTAGCATTTTACACCTTTGTTGAAAACTAGATGATGCTTTCATCGGTGATAAAGTTGAGATACTGTGATATGATGGACTTTTATCTTTTTGATTGGGTGCTAAGTAGCATCAAGTTTGCACAtgatgactttttttttaatccacaACGAGTCATTGCTTCAAAGT
The Erigeron canadensis isolate Cc75 chromosome 2, C_canadensis_v1, whole genome shotgun sequence DNA segment above includes these coding regions:
- the LOC122587340 gene encoding mRNA-decapping enzyme subunit 2-like encodes the protein MSGGGIPRSSSAPLKDGIPPKELLDDLCSRFVLNVPKEDQQSFERILFLVEYAHWFYEDNSVENNPSLKSFTLKEFTSLMFNSCDVLKPYVPHIDDIFKDFTSYKVRVPVTGAIILDQTYERCVLVKGWKGTSWSFPRGKKNKDEEDDACAIREVLEETGFNVSKLINKEDYIEMIFGPQRVRLYIVGGVKDDTTFAPQTKKEISEIAWQRLDDLLPANRDVISRSVTGLKLYMVTPFLKSLKLWISSHQPPIAPRADSPARALSVWKAKGSSSGSNLVITETPSNSNLVSLPVLHSNFSSDKGPGRSFRNFQFNSAPILQAIDAAFS